A single Roseisolibacter agri DNA region contains:
- a CDS encoding histone H1-like repetitive region-containing protein, with amino-acid sequence MPMGDELDEGLRFRRRGNDDDDEDLGGYGYEDAEEEEEEEDEEDDGFGSLRRGRSEALFDDPVAAAEEEEDLDGDVEEEELDVDDATDAGEAADDAGDDAGDDIGDDVGPVAADDETEQDDADLFGASGAATDLDDAEPTEEPTMEDNTMMGGAEGAGTDNEGGSTSGRGRRGGAKKGGARKGGARKGGAKKAAAKKGGARKGAAKKGGAKKAAAKKGGAKKAAAKKGGARKGAAKGGARKGGAKKAAAKKGGARKGAAKGGARKGGAKKAAAKKGGARKAASKGGARKGAAKKGGARKAAAKKGGARRGR; translated from the coding sequence ATGCCGATGGGTGACGAGTTGGACGAGGGCCTTCGCTTCAGGCGTCGCGGGAACGACGACGACGACGAGGACCTGGGCGGCTACGGCTACGAGGACGCCGAGGAAGAGGAAGAGGAGGAGGACGAGGAAGACGACGGATTCGGGTCGCTGCGGCGCGGACGGAGTGAGGCGCTGTTCGACGACCCGGTTGCCGCCGCCGAGGAGGAGGAGGACCTCGACGGGGACGTCGAAGAGGAGGAGCTGGACGTCGACGACGCGACGGACGCCGGGGAGGCAGCAGACGATGCCGGGGACGATGCCGGCGACGACATCGGCGACGATGTCGGCCCCGTGGCCGCCGACGACGAGACGGAGCAGGACGACGCCGACCTGTTCGGCGCGAGTGGCGCAGCGACGGATCTCGACGACGCAGAACCCACCGAGGAACCCACTATGGAAGACAACACGATGATGGGCGGCGCCGAGGGCGCTGGCACGGACAACGAGGGCGGCAGCACGTCGGGCCGCGGCCGCCGCGGCGGCGCCAAGAAGGGCGGCGCGCGCAAGGGTGGCGCTCGGAAGGGCGGCGCCAAGAAGGCGGCTGCCAAGAAGGGCGGCGCGCGCAAGGGCGCGGCCAAGAAGGGCGGCGCCAAGAAGGCCGCCGCGAAGAAGGGCGGCGCGAAGAAGGCGGCCGCCAAGAAGGGTGGCGCGCGCAAGGGCGCCGCGAAGGGCGGCGCGCGCAAGGGCGGCGCCAAGAAGGCGGCCGCGAAGAAGGGCGGCGCCCGCAAGGGCGCGGCGAAGGGCGGCGCGCGTAAGGGCGGCGCCAAGAAGGCCGCTGCCAAGAAGGGCGGCGCCCGCAAGGCCGCGTCGAAGGGCGGCGCTCGCAAGGGCGCAGCCAAGAAGGGCGGCGCGCGCAAGGCGGCGGCCAAGAAGGGCGGCGCCCGTCGCGGGCGCTGA
- a CDS encoding efflux RND transporter permease subunit has protein sequence MILSDVSIKRPVFATMLMVALVVLGVVSYQRLAIDEYPDVTRPVVSIQTAYPGASPEVIEREVSKPIEEAVNTVQGIREVSSTSYEGNSNVRVLLELSTNPMEALQEVQGKVARIRRQLPQDILDPVIQRFDPNDSPIMSIALQSADRPVRELTDIAEEVVATRFESIPGVGGVNVVGGAARQIKVQLDPAAMRAYAVAPPQVMAALQRENQEVPAGRVRSGSVERLVRVTGRVLDPKHFADITVGERRTASGTVPVRLGDVATIVDGTAERRSATLIGRGNGQDAIAVAVDVLKISGSNTVEVAERVRAAAAELDETLPPDVSLTVIRDDSQRIRQALDSVEHELVLGAILCVVIIYFFLNSWRSTVITGLALPISIMSAFFAMWICGFTINTMTLLALSLAIGLLIDDAIVVRENIVRHLEMGKDHERAAKEGTDEIGLAVFATTMAVIAVFIPVAFMGGQIGKIFFQFGVTVAAAVIVSLFVSFTLDPMLSSIWHDPEVDLHHRGADGHLAVDAPVRKRNFIQKVAQRFNDWFERVADRYPRGLSWALSHRLTVVGMAASSIVVAFLLIGKIGFTWLPDFDGGEFNVGFRTTPGSSLEYTMNRGLAVAHALRKNPEVQFTYLNIGGGFRGSPNNGSIYVRLSPKAERTRSQQDIQTALRRELPRIPGVRANVQGTQTIFGGFGQPIRINVQGPEASRLKLAAAEVLEVLRRVPGVAEPQSSEEGDIPQLDVRVDRDRAWAAGLGIGPISTTIQPLFTGLRATEWEDPQGYSHDVVVIYPDSLRASAADVANIVIPSTRQDPRTGQAAMVPLSEVAEVRPGVGPQQIERSMLERQVSLSAGVLPGYAMGEVADRAALAIDSVGLPPGYRTVFRGDVQNLEETKGYVLEAIVLAVVFIYLILASLFGSFVQPLAIMLALPLSFIGVAVALLATGGSLNVYTMIGIIMLMGLVTKNGILLVDFANQQRAAGMARVDALLTAARTRLRPIIMTTAAMIFGMVPLAMALGEGAEQRAPMGRAVIGGLITSTLLTLFVVPVVYTLLDDLAAWLKARFGSRPTPAPTPATAPAPTPMAGD, from the coding sequence ATGATCCTCTCCGACGTCTCCATCAAGCGCCCCGTCTTCGCCACCATGCTCATGGTGGCGCTGGTCGTCCTGGGCGTCGTCAGCTACCAGCGGCTGGCGATCGACGAGTATCCCGACGTCACCCGCCCCGTCGTCAGCATCCAGACGGCGTACCCGGGCGCCTCGCCCGAGGTGATCGAGCGCGAGGTCTCCAAGCCGATCGAGGAGGCGGTCAACACCGTCCAGGGGATCCGCGAGGTCTCCTCCACGTCGTACGAGGGGAACTCGAACGTCCGCGTCCTGCTCGAGCTCTCCACGAACCCGATGGAGGCGCTGCAGGAGGTGCAGGGCAAGGTCGCGCGCATCCGGCGGCAGCTGCCGCAGGACATCCTGGATCCGGTCATCCAGCGCTTCGACCCGAACGACTCGCCCATCATGTCGATCGCGCTGCAGAGCGCCGACCGGCCGGTGCGCGAGCTGACCGACATCGCCGAGGAGGTCGTCGCGACGCGCTTCGAGTCGATCCCGGGCGTCGGCGGCGTGAACGTGGTCGGCGGCGCGGCGCGCCAGATCAAGGTCCAGCTGGACCCGGCGGCGATGCGCGCCTACGCGGTCGCGCCGCCGCAGGTCATGGCGGCGCTGCAGCGCGAGAACCAGGAGGTGCCGGCCGGCCGCGTGCGCAGCGGCTCGGTCGAGCGGCTGGTGCGCGTCACGGGGCGCGTGCTCGATCCCAAGCACTTCGCCGACATCACCGTCGGCGAGCGGCGGACGGCCAGCGGGACGGTGCCGGTGCGCCTCGGCGACGTGGCGACGATCGTCGACGGGACGGCGGAGCGCCGCTCGGCGACGCTGATCGGGCGCGGCAACGGGCAGGACGCGATCGCGGTCGCGGTGGACGTGCTGAAGATCTCGGGGAGCAACACCGTCGAGGTGGCCGAGCGCGTGCGCGCGGCGGCGGCCGAGCTGGACGAGACGCTGCCGCCGGACGTCAGCCTCACGGTCATCCGCGACGACTCGCAGCGCATCCGCCAGGCGCTCGACTCGGTGGAGCACGAGCTGGTCCTCGGCGCGATCCTCTGCGTCGTCATCATCTACTTCTTCCTGAACTCCTGGCGCTCGACGGTCATCACGGGGCTGGCGCTGCCGATCTCCATCATGTCGGCGTTCTTCGCCATGTGGATCTGCGGCTTCACGATCAACACGATGACCCTGCTCGCCCTGTCGCTGGCGATCGGGCTGCTGATCGACGACGCGATCGTGGTGCGCGAGAACATCGTCCGCCACCTGGAGATGGGGAAGGACCACGAGCGGGCGGCGAAGGAGGGCACCGACGAGATCGGGCTGGCGGTGTTCGCCACGACGATGGCCGTCATCGCGGTGTTCATCCCCGTGGCGTTCATGGGCGGGCAGATCGGCAAGATCTTCTTCCAGTTCGGCGTCACCGTGGCGGCGGCGGTGATCGTGTCGCTGTTCGTGAGCTTCACGCTCGACCCGATGCTCTCGAGCATCTGGCACGACCCCGAGGTCGACCTGCACCACCGCGGCGCCGACGGGCACCTCGCGGTCGACGCGCCGGTCCGGAAGCGGAACTTCATCCAGAAGGTCGCCCAGCGCTTCAACGACTGGTTCGAGCGCGTGGCCGACCGCTATCCGCGCGGGCTGTCGTGGGCGCTGTCGCACCGCCTGACGGTGGTCGGGATGGCCGCCTCGTCGATCGTGGTCGCCTTCCTCCTGATCGGGAAGATCGGCTTCACCTGGCTCCCCGACTTCGACGGCGGCGAGTTCAACGTCGGCTTCCGCACCACGCCCGGCTCGTCGCTCGAGTACACGATGAACCGCGGGCTGGCCGTGGCCCACGCGCTGCGCAAGAACCCCGAGGTCCAGTTCACGTACCTGAACATCGGCGGCGGCTTCCGCGGCTCGCCGAACAACGGGTCGATCTACGTGCGGCTGAGCCCCAAGGCGGAGCGCACGCGCTCGCAGCAGGACATCCAGACCGCGCTGCGCCGGGAGCTGCCGCGCATCCCCGGCGTGCGCGCCAACGTGCAGGGCACGCAGACGATCTTCGGCGGCTTCGGGCAGCCGATCCGCATCAACGTGCAGGGCCCGGAGGCGTCGCGCCTGAAGCTGGCCGCCGCGGAGGTGCTCGAGGTGCTGCGCCGCGTGCCCGGCGTCGCCGAGCCGCAGTCGAGCGAGGAGGGCGACATCCCGCAGCTCGACGTGCGCGTGGACCGCGACCGCGCGTGGGCCGCCGGGCTCGGGATCGGCCCGATCTCGACGACCATCCAGCCGCTGTTCACCGGGCTGCGGGCGACCGAGTGGGAGGATCCGCAGGGCTACTCGCACGACGTCGTCGTGATCTACCCCGACTCGCTGCGCGCCTCGGCCGCCGACGTCGCCAACATCGTGATCCCCAGCACGCGGCAGGACCCGCGCACCGGGCAGGCCGCGATGGTGCCGCTGTCCGAGGTCGCGGAGGTGCGCCCGGGCGTCGGCCCGCAGCAGATCGAGCGCTCGATGCTGGAGCGGCAGGTGAGCCTGTCGGCGGGCGTGCTGCCGGGCTATGCGATGGGCGAGGTGGCCGACCGGGCGGCGCTGGCGATCGACTCGGTGGGGCTGCCGCCGGGCTACCGGACGGTGTTCCGCGGCGACGTGCAGAACCTCGAGGAGACCAAGGGCTACGTGCTCGAGGCGATCGTCCTCGCGGTGGTGTTCATCTACCTGATCCTGGCGTCGCTGTTCGGCAGCTTCGTCCAGCCGCTGGCGATCATGCTCGCGCTGCCGCTGAGCTTCATCGGCGTGGCGGTGGCCCTGCTGGCGACGGGCGGGAGCCTCAACGTCTACACGATGATCGGCATCATCATGCTGATGGGGCTCGTGACCAAGAACGGGATCCTGCTGGTGGACTTCGCGAACCAGCAGCGCGCGGCGGGGATGGCCCGCGTCGACGCCCTGCTGACGGCGGCCCGCACGCGCCTGCGCCCGATCATCATGACCACCGCGGCGATGATCTTCGGCATGGTGCCGCTGGCGATGGCGCTCGGCGAGGGGGCGGAGCAGCGGGCGCCGATGGGGCGCGCGGTGATCGGTGGGCTGATCACGTCGACGCTGCTCACGCTGTTCGTGGTGCCGGTCGTGTACACGCTGCTCGACGACCTGGCGGCGTGGCTGAAGGCGCGCTTCGGCAGCCGGCCGACGCCGGCGCCCACGCCGGCGACCGCCCCCGCGCCGACGCCGATGGCCGGCGACTGA